The following proteins come from a genomic window of Nostoc sp. TCL26-01:
- a CDS encoding tetratricopeptide repeat protein — translation MLEDAQGLVVTTDSVKAIAAINRFSSQMLSYGKDAQTAILQAIAADPTCALAHAYAAAYYLTQENHKAWQQAQPYLRAAQQHSAKITAREKLYVQGITAWANQEIEVAIAIHEEITDSFPRDLISVQQGQYHYFYLGDKVRLRQIAQKVLASNLENHYLYGMVAFGLEQCHQLEAAENMANQAIAVNKYDPWAHHAIAHVMETQGRVYEGIAWMESFAHTWENCNSMLYTHNWWHIALYYLQLQNHEKVLNLYDTHIWERANKQSPKDQVGAISLLLRLELHGVDVGDRWQGISPYLYSRIDEHALPFQDLHYVYALAKAGHYDWVNQMLVSMQYHTLSINPFLRWSWLEVAIPTARAMVAHAKGDFQTTVAELKPILSRLHEIGGSHAQRVLFGQVYEDAVLSAQKQSWVYAVS, via the coding sequence ATGCTTGAAGATGCACAAGGGCTAGTAGTAACAACAGATTCAGTCAAAGCGATCGCTGCCATTAACCGTTTTAGCAGCCAGATGTTGAGTTATGGCAAAGATGCCCAGACAGCAATTTTACAAGCCATTGCCGCAGATCCCACTTGTGCATTAGCTCATGCTTATGCGGCAGCTTATTATCTCACCCAAGAAAACCACAAAGCTTGGCAGCAAGCTCAACCATATCTGCGCGCAGCACAACAGCATTCTGCCAAGATTACTGCCAGAGAAAAATTATATGTGCAAGGGATTACCGCTTGGGCAAATCAGGAGATTGAGGTAGCGATCGCCATTCATGAAGAAATTACTGATAGCTTTCCGCGTGACTTGATTTCCGTACAGCAGGGACAGTATCACTATTTTTACTTGGGTGATAAAGTAAGATTACGGCAAATTGCCCAAAAAGTCTTAGCTAGCAATCTGGAAAATCACTATTTATACGGTATGGTGGCGTTTGGATTAGAACAATGTCACCAACTAGAAGCAGCAGAGAACATGGCTAATCAAGCGATCGCTGTAAATAAATATGATCCTTGGGCGCATCATGCGATCGCTCATGTTATGGAAACGCAAGGAAGAGTTTATGAAGGGATAGCTTGGATGGAGAGTTTTGCTCATACCTGGGAAAACTGCAACTCTATGCTCTACACTCACAACTGGTGGCACATCGCCCTATATTATTTGCAGTTGCAAAACCATGAGAAAGTCCTAAACCTTTATGACACACACATTTGGGAACGTGCCAATAAACAATCTCCCAAAGATCAAGTAGGAGCCATATCATTATTATTGCGCTTAGAATTACATGGTGTAGATGTGGGCGATCGTTGGCAAGGCATCAGTCCTTATCTTTACAGCCGGATTGATGAACACGCTTTACCATTTCAAGACTTACATTATGTCTATGCCCTTGCTAAAGCTGGACACTATGATTGGGTAAATCAAATGCTTGTGAGTATGCAGTATCACACCTTGAGTATTAATCCTTTCCTGCGATGGAGTTGGTTAGAGGTTGCCATCCCCACCGCTAGAGCGATGGTAGCTCATGCCAAGGGAGATTTTCAGACAACAGTTGCCGAACTCAAGCCGATTTTGTCACGCTTGCATGAAATTGGTGG